From Coffea arabica cultivar ET-39 chromosome 9c, Coffea Arabica ET-39 HiFi, whole genome shotgun sequence, one genomic window encodes:
- the LOC113722276 gene encoding uncharacterized protein gives MPLDPHAFYQTTAEPVVPEHTVQTKPEVGKSSALVDMKLLKRLDRFDEFIRKSQGLSKQRMLDYDDLCLFPNVQLPVGFKTPKFNKYDGTCNPKTHLRLFANKLGRPVDDENLPLRLFPESLEGDALDWYSNLKPEEVKTWLDLSNAFIRQYEYNCEIAPTRTTLEGTKRRPSEDHKTYAKRWRKIVAKVEPPMTKDEIVRTFIKAYDPAHFEKIFRMTGCSFAAIVNKLEEYDDFVRSGKIVNVSALKSQVEALQGQGSSGKREAEVLGVTDQPFVIEVPFKEDKRPFILDFTPVESEALEPVVIEFPEQEPVLSLQRVPWNSDEPVIQIGKKSVAKEEVSVVTRSGRIASPFGATVPIQTNNPELPAKPTITEKEALNFLKRLQRSEYNVVKKLSKSPAQISMLDQLFSSDMHRDALLKVLTKAQIPKDISVVNFSHIVGSVLFTKQITFSDDELPAEGIGHNKALYIAVRYNGKMLPKVLIDNGSALNICPWSTLEKLGLRDIKLRPSGTIVRGFDGAQREPIGEVDLVVEMGPAQFQIACQVMHFPSIYNFLLERPWIHKSGAVPSSVHQLLKFIVNDKLITIFAEEDCLVISDSGSEEDGSRNATVTPHSTADIVSVSWITKEERALSKASVMMAKEMIRGGYEFDKGLGRDL, from the exons ATGCCTCTGGATCCACACGCTTTTTATCAGACTACCGCAGAGCCTGTTGTGCCAGAGCacactgttcaaaccaagccgGAAGTGGGAAAGTCGTCTGCCCTGGTGGATATGAAGCTACTTAAGCGGTTGGATCGTTTCGATGAGTTCATCaggaaaagccaaggtttaagcaaacaaAGAATGTTAGACTACGATGATCTGTGCCTGTTTCCAAATGTACAGCTGCCCGTAGGGTTCAAGACCCCGAAGTTCAATAAATATGATGGTACATGCAACCCTAAGACACACTTGCgtttgtttgccaacaagttgggcagaCCAGTGGATGACGAAAACTTGCCATTAAGGTTATTTCCAGAGAGTCTAGAAGGAGACGCCCTCGATTGGTATTCCAACTTAAAGCCAGAGGAGGTGAAGACTTGGCTTGATCTATCCAATGCCTTCATCAGACAATACGAATATAACTGCGAGATAGCACCGACCAGAACTACTTTGGAAGGCACAAAGAGgcgaccatctgaagatcataagacatacgccaaaagatggagaaagatagTTGCCAAGGTTGAGCCTCCGATGACCAAAGATGAAATTGTTCGCACTTTCATAAAGGCGTATGATCCTGCACACTTTGAAAAAATCTTCCGTATGACCGGATGTTCATTTGCTGCGATTGTTAATAAACTCGAAGagtatgatgattttgtgaGATCCGGAAAAATTGTTAACGTCTCTGCCTTAAAATCACAAGTAGAAGCTTTGCAAGGGCAAGGGAGCAGTGGAAAGAG GGAAGCTGAGGTGTTAGGTGTCACAGACCAACCATTTGTAATAGAGGTGCCGTTTAAGGAAGATAAAAggccttttattttggatttcaCTCCAGTTGAGAGCGAGGCTTTGGAGCCAGTGGTCATCGAATTCCCAGAGCAGGAGCCTGTTCTAAGTTTGCAGCGAGTGCCATGGAACTCTGATGAACCTGTCATACAAATTGGAAAAAAGTCAGTTGCCAAAGAAGAGGTGTCAGTGGTCACTAGATCAGGGAGAATTGCAAGTCCGTTTGGAGCTACCGTTCCGATTCAAACAAATAACCCCGAGCTGCCCGCTAAACCAACAATTACTGAGAAGGAAGCCTTGAATTTTCTTAAAAGGCTCCAAAGAAGCGAATATAATGTAGTCAAGAAGCTAAGCAAGTCGCCCGCCCAAATATCCATGTTGGATCAGCTCTTTTCTTCGGATATGCATAGGGATGCATTGCTCAAAGTGTTGACTAAAGCTCAAATCCCTAAGGACATTTCGGTTGTTAATTTCTCACATATAGTTGGGAGTGtgttatttacaaaacaaatcactttctctGATGATGAATTACCGGCagaaggcattggacataacaaAGCTCTGTACATAGCTGTGAGATACAACGGGAAAATGTTGCCAAAGGTGTTGATTGACAATGGATCTGcgcttaatatctgtccttggagtaccttggaaaagctagggttgcGAGATATCAAGCTAaggccttcagggaccataGTTAGAGGTTTTGATGGAGCACAAAGAGAACCTATAGGAGAAGTGGATTTAGTAGTCGAGATGGGGCCCGCACAGTTTCAAATAGCTTGCCAAGTTATGCACTTTCCTAGTATTTACAATTTTTTGCTTGAAAGGCCGTGGATTCATAAGTCCGGggctgtgccttcttcagtgcaTCAATTGTTGAAATTCATAGTAAATGACAAATTGATAACTATCTTTGCCGAGGAGGATTGCCTCGTAATTTCTGATTCTGGGTCCGAAGAAGATGGTAGCCGAAACGCCACAGTGACCCCTCATAGCACAGCTGATATCgtctccgtaagttggataACAAAAGAGGAACGAGCTCTGTCAaaggccagtgtcatgatggctaaggaaatgatcCGCGGAGGATATGAGTTTGACAAAGGGCTGGGACGTGATCTATAA